In Pseudomonas sp. MM213, a genomic segment contains:
- a CDS encoding response regulator, producing the protein MSQTATILVIDDEPQIRKFLRISLASQGYKVLEAGTGTEGLAQAALNKPDLLVLDLGLPDMDGQQVLREFREWSTVPVLVLSVRAGEGQKVEALDGGANDYVTKPFGIQEFLARVRALLRQAPVGEVQQAALTFGPLTVDLAYRRVLLEGVEVALTRKEYAVLAQLARHPGRVITQQQLLKDIWGPTHTEDSHYLRIVVGHLRQKLADDPTQPRFIVTEAGVGYRLLSEGGL; encoded by the coding sequence ATGAGCCAGACCGCGACCATTTTGGTCATCGACGACGAACCGCAGATCCGCAAGTTCCTGCGCATCAGCCTCGCCTCCCAAGGCTACAAAGTGCTGGAGGCCGGCACCGGCACCGAAGGCCTGGCGCAAGCCGCATTGAACAAACCCGATTTGCTGGTGCTCGACCTCGGCCTGCCGGACATGGACGGCCAGCAAGTGCTGCGGGAGTTTCGCGAGTGGTCGACGGTGCCAGTGCTGGTGCTGTCGGTGCGCGCCGGTGAAGGTCAGAAGGTCGAAGCGCTGGATGGCGGAGCCAATGACTACGTGACCAAGCCGTTCGGCATTCAGGAATTTCTGGCGCGGGTGCGTGCCCTGTTGCGTCAGGCGCCGGTGGGCGAGGTGCAACAAGCGGCGTTGACGTTCGGCCCGTTGACCGTGGATCTGGCGTATCGCCGGGTGCTGCTCGAAGGCGTCGAAGTGGCGTTGACCCGCAAGGAATACGCAGTGCTGGCGCAACTGGCGCGGCATCCGGGAAGGGTCATCACCCAGCAGCAATTGCTCAAGGATATCTGGGGGCCGACCCATACCGAAGACAGTCACTATCTGCGGATTGTGGTGGGGCATTTGCGGCAGAAGCTGGCGGATGATCCGACGCAGCCACGGTTTATCGTGACCGAGGCGGGGGTTGGGTATCGGTTGTTGAGTGAGGGTGGGCTTTAG
- a CDS encoding patatin-like phospholipase family protein produces MKKRVALVLGSGGARGYAHIGVIEEIERRGYDISCIAGCSMGAVVGGIYAAGKLDEYRNWIESLDYLDVLRLVDVSFRLGAIRGEKVFGQIRKIVGEINIEDLRIPYTAVATDLTNQQEIWFQEGCLHQAMRASAAIPSLFTPVMQGNRMLVDGGILNPLPIVPVVSSHCDLIIAVNLNSTNQRHYQLPVIQRPAAFRTRFDSLINSLGSKMPFRRKQAEQLLLLEKEALMAEAAEINPWVESAEPEAQQPAAAPERDGAPKSATGSFIIDNVGPASLLDLINQSFEVMQTSLAQYKIAGYPPDILINVPKRVCRFFEFYKAPELIALGREIARDTLDRYENERDS; encoded by the coding sequence ATGAAAAAGCGCGTCGCACTGGTGCTGGGCTCAGGTGGGGCCCGAGGATATGCCCATATCGGGGTCATTGAAGAGATCGAACGGCGTGGCTACGACATCTCCTGCATTGCCGGCTGTTCGATGGGTGCGGTGGTCGGCGGGATTTATGCCGCCGGCAAACTGGACGAATACCGTAACTGGATCGAAAGCCTGGATTACCTCGACGTGTTGCGCCTGGTGGACGTCAGTTTTCGGCTGGGGGCGATTCGCGGCGAGAAGGTCTTCGGGCAGATCCGCAAGATCGTCGGCGAAATCAATATCGAAGACTTGCGCATCCCCTACACGGCGGTGGCCACCGACCTGACCAACCAGCAGGAAATCTGGTTTCAGGAAGGCTGTCTGCACCAGGCGATGCGCGCCTCGGCGGCCATCCCGAGCCTGTTCACCCCGGTGATGCAAGGCAATCGCATGCTGGTGGACGGCGGCATTCTCAACCCTTTGCCGATCGTGCCCGTGGTGTCGAGCCATTGCGACCTGATCATTGCGGTCAACCTCAACTCCACCAACCAGCGTCACTATCAATTGCCGGTGATCCAGCGCCCTGCCGCGTTCAGGACCCGGTTCGACAGCCTGATCAACTCGCTGGGTTCGAAAATGCCGTTCCGCCGCAAACAGGCAGAACAATTGCTGTTGCTGGAAAAGGAAGCGTTGATGGCCGAGGCGGCCGAGATCAATCCCTGGGTCGAGTCCGCCGAACCCGAAGCCCAGCAACCGGCGGCCGCCCCTGAACGCGACGGTGCGCCGAAGTCGGCCACCGGTTCATTCATCATCGACAACGTGGGACCGGCGTCCTTGCTGGATTTGATCAACCAGAGTTTCGAGGTGATGCAGACGTCGTTGGCGCAGTACAAGATCGCCGGCTATCCGCCGGATATTCTGATCAACGTGCCGAAGCGGGTGTGCCGGTTCTTCGAGTTTTACAAGGCACCGGAGTTGATCGCGCTGGGGCGGGAGATTGCGCGGGACACCTTGGATCGGTATGAGAATGAGCGGGATTCCTGA
- a CDS encoding CHAD domain-containing protein — protein sequence MINRLVAQVLGLEVRLLACQARLNARTDPEALHDLRTTVRRLRSLLRPLRGLPGVEQLEAAASAVGQLTTPLRDREVLAAYLLEHDQPEAAQRRMAQMAEAYPAVAASPELLQLLMILDAFPRFLRASQRQGLLKGLRQRIEKRLAKQWKKLDQALHDPAHDRHRLRLLIKRVRYGIEAYPELDRLPKPALPRLKSAQAALGDWHDCWQWLARAEQEADLQPCVAVWKTTMAQAEGRADRVLDKLSASCFKS from the coding sequence ATGATTAATCGGTTGGTGGCTCAAGTTCTGGGCCTGGAAGTCCGTTTGCTGGCCTGTCAGGCCCGATTGAATGCCCGCACCGATCCGGAAGCGTTGCACGATCTGCGCACCACGGTTCGCCGTTTGCGCAGCCTGCTGCGACCATTGCGTGGCTTGCCCGGTGTCGAGCAACTGGAAGCGGCAGCATCGGCCGTGGGGCAATTGACCACGCCGTTGCGCGATCGCGAAGTGCTGGCGGCGTATTTGCTCGAGCACGATCAACCCGAGGCGGCGCAACGGCGCATGGCGCAGATGGCCGAGGCTTACCCGGCGGTTGCGGCGAGTCCTGAGCTGTTGCAGTTGCTGATGATCCTTGACGCCTTTCCGCGCTTTTTACGCGCCTCGCAGCGTCAGGGTTTGCTCAAGGGCTTGCGCCAACGCATCGAGAAACGCCTGGCCAAACAATGGAAGAAACTCGATCAGGCGCTGCACGATCCCGCCCATGATCGCCATCGTCTGCGCTTGCTGATCAAGCGCGTGCGTTATGGCATCGAGGCGTATCCCGAGCTGGATCGCTTGCCGAAACCGGCGCTGCCCAGATTGAAGTCGGCCCAGGCCGCGTTGGGCGATTGGCACGATTGCTGGCAATGGCTGGCCCGGGCCGAACAGGAAGCCGATTTGCAGCCTTGCGTGGCGGTCTGGAAAACCACCATGGCCCAGGCCGAAGGCCGTGCGGACCGTGTGCTCGACAAACTCAGTGCCAGCTGTTTCAAATCCTGA
- a CDS encoding acyl-CoA thioesterase has translation MRFSDLLDAVRSQPLELSIPAEWAQGRASFGGLVAALQYEAMRAKVPADRPVRSLAITFVGPVEPEVPVSFEVDVLREGKAVSQVLGRAMQKGQVVTLIQGSFGASRPSEVAVTATPAPEMKHWDDCQELPFIKGVLPEFMRHLAMRWSVGGLPFTGNKSREMGGWVRLRGDVKEEAVSEAHILALVDAWPPSLMPHLTKPAMGSTLTWTIEFVQPVLELSTLDWCKYLVEIEHAADGYGHAAAQLWNAEDQLIAMSRQTVTVFA, from the coding sequence ATGCGCTTTTCCGATCTGCTCGACGCCGTCCGCAGCCAGCCGCTGGAGCTGTCTATTCCGGCCGAATGGGCGCAGGGTCGCGCCAGTTTTGGTGGCCTGGTGGCCGCCTTGCAATACGAAGCCATGCGCGCGAAGGTGCCGGCGGATCGTCCTGTACGTTCGCTGGCGATCACCTTTGTCGGGCCGGTCGAGCCTGAAGTGCCGGTCAGTTTTGAAGTCGACGTCCTGCGCGAAGGCAAGGCGGTCAGCCAGGTACTGGGTCGGGCGATGCAGAAGGGCCAGGTGGTGACACTCATCCAGGGCAGCTTCGGCGCCTCGCGACCGTCCGAAGTGGCGGTAACCGCCACGCCGGCCCCCGAAATGAAGCACTGGGACGATTGCCAGGAGCTGCCATTCATCAAAGGCGTACTGCCGGAATTCATGCGCCATCTGGCGATGCGCTGGAGTGTTGGCGGCTTGCCGTTCACCGGCAATAAATCCCGCGAGATGGGCGGTTGGGTGCGCTTGCGTGGGGATGTGAAGGAAGAGGCGGTCAGTGAGGCGCATATCCTGGCGCTGGTGGACGCCTGGCCCCCATCCTTGATGCCGCACCTGACGAAACCGGCGATGGGCAGCACGCTGACCTGGACCATCGAATTCGTCCAGCCGGTGTTGGAATTGAGCACGCTGGACTGGTGCAAATACCTCGTTGAAATCGAACATGCCGCTGACGGCTACGGTCACGCGGCGGCGCAGCTGTGGAACGCAGAAGATCAGTTGATTGCCATGAGCCGGCAGACGGTGACGGTTTTCGCCTGA
- a CDS encoding Mpo1-like protein — protein MGKRHPNLPAWQWRAYPDNHQHPANLVLHLIAVPLFIVAFLLLVCGVFSLSFANFAIGVIGLLAALGLQRHGHSLEAQASEPFSDRKDAVSRLLVEQFLTFPRFFLSGGWWRAWRERHRRH, from the coding sequence ATGGGCAAACGTCACCCCAACCTTCCCGCCTGGCAATGGCGCGCGTACCCGGACAATCACCAGCACCCGGCCAATCTGGTGTTGCACCTGATTGCCGTGCCGCTGTTCATCGTGGCGTTTTTGCTGCTGGTTTGCGGGGTGTTCAGCCTGAGCTTTGCGAACTTCGCGATTGGCGTCATCGGCCTGCTCGCGGCATTGGGCCTGCAGCGCCACGGTCACAGCCTGGAGGCGCAAGCCTCCGAGCCGTTCAGTGATCGCAAAGACGCGGTGTCGCGCCTGCTGGTCGAGCAGTTCCTGACCTTTCCACGGTTTTTCCTCAGCGGCGGCTGGTGGCGCGCCTGGCGTGAGCGCCACCGTCGTCACTGA
- a CDS encoding methyl-accepting chemotaxis protein, whose protein sequence is MGAWLSNISLKYKFWAVNAVAFVTTLLLVLYAVQLEQQARSHASKVSAQAQARLLGAWPAGQALPKADNLLTFSRGHAPLLNDQPVLELTDSNGWVEINSMPLFGENPLMGAEVFTRADGQHIAVIAYGPSLSQVFEERFANYAVAVFILMLAMLGASQLLIRFLLSQLNTLKDVMLHVEKTGDLSARVPLACTDEVGQMAGAFNAMQAGYQRVVNTVASTARQLDDGAARLASSMNEVRHGMLGQQSETDQAATAINEMTATVYHIAQHAGATRDLSKTADTLAGSGQEVVSRVQKSIAGLSTGVQQTAEMIQRLAEDSQKINGVVNVIHSIAEQTNLLALNAAIEAARAGEMGRGFAVVADEVRNLAKSVQTSTDEITLMVSALQAGTRDAVDFMQESSFKADDCVQQAQEAGAALAEITSAVAQMRESNTQIAVAAEQQSQVAEEMNRAVVSIRDVTENTVKQTVDSATTSNELAALAGELSKAIGQLKL, encoded by the coding sequence ATGGGTGCCTGGCTTAGCAACATCTCGCTGAAATATAAATTCTGGGCGGTCAATGCTGTCGCCTTCGTCACGACCCTGTTGTTGGTGCTGTATGCCGTACAGCTCGAACAACAGGCCCGCAGTCACGCATCCAAAGTGTCCGCCCAGGCACAGGCACGCCTGCTCGGCGCCTGGCCGGCCGGGCAAGCGCTGCCCAAGGCCGATAACCTGCTGACGTTCAGTCGCGGGCACGCGCCACTGCTCAACGACCAGCCCGTGCTGGAACTGACGGACAGCAACGGCTGGGTCGAGATCAACTCGATGCCGCTGTTCGGCGAAAACCCGTTGATGGGCGCCGAAGTGTTCACGCGTGCCGACGGCCAACACATCGCCGTGATTGCTTATGGCCCGAGCCTGAGCCAGGTGTTCGAAGAACGGTTCGCCAACTACGCCGTGGCGGTGTTCATCCTGATGCTGGCGATGCTCGGTGCGTCGCAATTGTTGATCCGCTTTCTGCTCAGCCAGCTCAATACGTTGAAAGACGTCATGCTCCACGTCGAAAAAACCGGCGACCTCTCGGCCCGTGTGCCGCTGGCCTGCACAGACGAAGTCGGGCAGATGGCCGGTGCGTTCAACGCGATGCAGGCCGGTTACCAACGGGTGGTCAACACCGTCGCCAGCACCGCACGACAACTGGATGACGGTGCCGCTCGGCTGGCATCGAGCATGAACGAAGTGCGCCACGGCATGCTCGGCCAGCAAAGTGAGACCGATCAGGCTGCCACGGCGATCAACGAAATGACCGCCACCGTCTACCACATCGCCCAGCACGCCGGTGCCACCCGCGACCTTTCGAAAACCGCCGACACCCTGGCTGGCAGCGGCCAGGAAGTGGTCAGCCGCGTGCAGAAGTCGATTGCCGGGTTGTCCACTGGCGTCCAGCAGACGGCCGAGATGATTCAGCGTCTGGCCGAAGACAGCCAGAAGATCAACGGCGTGGTCAATGTGATCCACAGCATCGCCGAGCAAACCAATCTGCTGGCGCTGAATGCGGCGATTGAAGCAGCCCGGGCCGGGGAAATGGGTCGTGGTTTTGCCGTGGTCGCCGATGAAGTGCGCAACCTGGCCAAAAGCGTGCAGACCTCGACCGACGAGATCACCCTCATGGTTTCGGCGTTGCAGGCCGGAACGCGGGACGCGGTGGATTTCATGCAGGAAAGCTCGTTCAAGGCGGACGATTGCGTGCAACAGGCGCAAGAGGCTGGCGCCGCACTGGCCGAAATCACCAGCGCAGTGGCGCAGATGCGCGAAAGCAATACCCAGATCGCCGTGGCGGCGGAACAGCAGAGCCAGGTGGCGGAAGAGATGAATCGGGCGGTGGTGAGTATTCGCGATGTGACCGAGAACACCGTGAAGCAGACCGTGGACTCGGCGACGACCAGTAATGAGTTGGCGGCGCTAGCCGGGGAACTGAGTAAGGCTATAGGTCAGTTGAAACTTTGA
- a CDS encoding PLDc N-terminal domain-containing protein, with translation MGSTFNGLVGLIILVLDIWAIINVLKSGADTVMKIIWVLLILLLPVLGLIIWAIAGPRGNVRI, from the coding sequence ATGGGTTCCACGTTTAACGGCCTGGTGGGCCTGATCATCCTTGTCCTGGACATCTGGGCAATCATCAACGTGCTGAAAAGTGGCGCCGACACCGTGATGAAAATCATCTGGGTCCTGCTGATCCTGCTGCTGCCGGTCCTGGGCCTGATCATCTGGGCCATCGCCGGGCCAAGGGGCAACGTGCGTATTTGA
- the speE gene encoding polyamine aminopropyltransferase: MSNTPTSDYLETLYEGYGQRFRMEKLLHEVRTEHQHLVIFENPRMGRVMALDGVIQTTEADEFIYHEMLTHVPILAHGSAKRVLIIGGGDGGMLREVAKHRNVEHITMVEIDGTVVDMCKEFLPNHSKGAFDDPRLNLVIDDGMRFVATTTEKFDVIISDSTDPIGPGEVLFSENFYQACRRCLNEGGILVTQNGTPFMQIEEVKTTAGRLRSLFPDWHFYQAAVPTYIGGSMTFAWGATNTAYRKLSRETLQQRFAGSGIVTRYYNPEIHIGAFALPQYVLQAVNKPSND; the protein is encoded by the coding sequence ATGAGCAACACTCCAACCAGCGATTACCTGGAAACCCTCTACGAAGGCTATGGCCAGCGTTTTCGCATGGAAAAACTGCTGCACGAAGTGCGCACCGAACACCAACACCTGGTGATTTTCGAGAACCCGCGCATGGGCCGCGTCATGGCGCTGGACGGCGTGATCCAGACCACCGAAGCCGACGAATTCATCTACCACGAGATGCTCACCCACGTGCCGATCCTGGCGCATGGCAGCGCCAAGCGCGTGCTGATCATCGGCGGTGGCGACGGCGGCATGCTGCGTGAAGTGGCCAAACACCGTAACGTCGAGCACATCACCATGGTCGAGATCGACGGCACCGTGGTCGACATGTGCAAGGAGTTCCTGCCGAACCACTCCAAGGGTGCATTCGATGATCCGCGCCTGAACCTGGTGATCGACGACGGCATGCGTTTCGTCGCCACCACCACTGAAAAGTTCGACGTGATCATTTCCGATTCCACCGACCCGATCGGTCCGGGCGAAGTGCTGTTCTCGGAAAACTTCTACCAGGCCTGCCGTCGTTGCCTCAACGAAGGCGGCATCCTGGTGACCCAGAACGGCACGCCGTTCATGCAGATCGAAGAAGTCAAAACCACCGCCGGCCGCCTGCGCAGCCTGTTCCCGGACTGGCACTTCTACCAGGCCGCCGTGCCGACCTACATCGGCGGTTCGATGACCTTTGCCTGGGGCGCGACCAACACCGCTTATCGCAAATTGTCCCGCGAAACCCTGCAACAGCGCTTTGCCGGTAGCGGCATCGTCACCCGCTACTACAATCCGGAAATCCACATCGGCGCGTTCGCCTTGCCGCAATACGTGTTGCAGGCCGTGAACAAGCCAAGCAACGACTAA
- a CDS encoding ribonuclease E inhibitor RraB — MSTAYQEDISSSVLRRMKEGGFDFSRFHPIEFYAIFPDEERARRAAGHYCGESMNAQISVRDDGAWSLELSKVMYATYDGIGDFEQDFEAVVEPLGGIIEGWGVKQEVRGLLA; from the coding sequence ATGAGCACAGCCTATCAAGAAGACATCAGCAGCTCGGTTCTGCGCCGCATGAAAGAAGGCGGTTTCGACTTTTCACGTTTCCATCCCATCGAGTTCTACGCCATTTTCCCGGACGAGGAGCGGGCACGCAGGGCGGCAGGGCATTACTGCGGTGAATCCATGAATGCACAAATCAGCGTGCGCGACGACGGCGCCTGGTCCCTGGAACTGAGCAAAGTGATGTACGCCACCTATGACGGCATCGGCGACTTTGAGCAGGACTTCGAGGCGGTGGTCGAGCCTTTGGGTGGCATCATCGAAGGATGGGGCGTCAAGCAGGAGGTACGAGGGCTACTCGCATAA